DNA from bacterium:
ACTGTCCGGCGGCGATTCGCGGCAGCGCCGCCGCTGCAACGCGGGAGCGGAATCGATGCTTTGCGAACACTATAGTCAGAAATAGTGTCGCGGTTGGGACGAGGCAAGCGGCCCCCGCTGGCTTTGCTGCTTTGGCCGAAACCAAAGCAGAAAAGGGTCTTTCGGCTTCTCACTGCAAGTTCCTAACCGGACATTGCTGGCCGAGAGCTAAAGATGGGAAACAGGTGAGACTGCAATAACAATTCATGCAGCAGGAGAATCGCATTTTGACTGATACGGCTAAACCCGGCGGTGACACAGCGGGTCAGACTGATTACGGACAGCTCTCCAGGTTCCGTCAGCCGAGTCTTCGCAAAGCCATGTGGCAGCTTTCGAATACGTGCATCCCATACGTGGCGCTGTGGCTGCTGATGGTGTTGATGCTGAAGCGGGGATATCCGTACTGGATCACGCTGGCATTGGCGGTTGTCGCGGCTGCATTCCTGGTCCGTATCTTTATTTTCTTCCACGATTGCACACACGGCTCGTTTTTTTCTTCACAGCGCGCGAACAGAATTCTGGGGCGCATCCTGGGCCTGCTGACATTCACCCCGTTCCAGGAATGGCGCTATCTGCACCTTTCGCACCATGCCACGGCCGGCGACCTTGACCGGCGCGGCAAAGGCGATGTCTGGACCATGACCGTAAGCGAGTACCGGGCGGCGCCGCTTTACAAGCGGATGGGCTATCGCATCTTCCGCAACCCGCTTGTCATATTCGGCCTGGGACCGGCGCTGATATTCATCTTTTCGATGCGTTTCTCTCACCGCGGGGCACGGAGGAAAGAGCGCCTCGATGTTCTGCTCACCAACCTCATCCTTGCGGCAGTCATAGCCCTGGCCAGCCTTCTAATAGGCCTGCGGCCGTACCTGATGATCCAGTTGCCTGTCATTTTTGTGGCCGGAGTGATAGGAATCTGGCTTTTCTATGTCCAGCACCAGTTCGAGGGAGTTTACTGGGCCAGTCACGAGACCTGGGACCCGAAAAGGGCGGCCCTGGAGGGCAGCTCGTATTACAAGCTGCCCAGGATCTTGCAGTGGTTCACCGGCAACATCGGCCTGCACCATATCCACCACGATCAGCCGCGTATCCCGAATTACAACCTGCAACGGTGTTACGATGAGATTCCGGCGCTTCAGGAGGTCAAACCTCTCACCATACTGAGAAGCCTGGAGTCGCCGAAGCTGAAGCTGTGGGATGAAAAACTGAATAAAATGGTGGGTTTCCGGGCGCTCAAGGCTCTCCCGCGCTAAAGCGGCCTGCTGCCGGATTTATCGAATGCGGCGGCACCTACGCGCAGGCGCGCGGACAAAAAAGGGGCGGCCTCAAACGGTCACCCCTTCAATCTTGCTGCGCGACCGCTTTTCATCTTTCCCGCAGCAGCACCCAGAGCCCCGCGGGCGGCAGCATCCGGTCCAGGCTGGGCTTCTCCAGGCGCTCGCGCTTGACCCCTCCGGTGACATCCACCAGCGTGATGTCCCCCCGTCCGGGCAGGGCGAAATCGAGCACATTGGCCACCACGCGCTGGGGCGCGGACTGGTCGCGGTTCACCAACAGAATCGCGCTGGGTCCGTTCTGGTCGACCAGCTTGATCAGCGCGGCCACGTCGCCGCTGTCCGGGTTGAGGTCGAAACGGTAGGTCAGGTGCTCGAACCGCAGCACGTCATGGCCCAGCTTGAACCCCAGCAACTCCTTGATGAACAGCCGCAGGTCAACCCCGGTATTTTCCCAGTCCTCGGGGCGGGTCCGGACCACGTGCAGCCGCTTGCGGAAACCGTACTCGAAGCCGACCGGGATCATGAACCCGGTGGAGAAAAAAGCCTCGAACGCGGTGCGCTGGCGGATGAGCGCCAGGTCGCCCTTGAGTTCCTGGTACAGGCGCTGGGTGTCGTGGGTCTCGGGGAAACTGATCGAGGGGGCCAGCTCGCGGGTGGCCTGGTACTGCTCCAGGGCCCAGTCGGCGCGCCAGTCCCACCATTTGCTGCTGTTGAAGATGTAGTCGAAGCCCGCCCCGGCCAGCTCCACGATCTGCGCCTCACGGCAGCCCAGGCTTTCGGCGAAGAACACCGCGTCCGGGAACCGCGCGCGGCTCTCGGCGATCAGTTCCTGCCAGAGTTCCACTGTCACCTTGTAGGCCGCGTCACAGCGGAACCCGTCGAACCCCAGCTCCAGGTAATGCCTTGTCAGCTTGCACCACCAGAGCCAGAGTGCCTTGCGCTCGCTGCTGGCCGCGTTGTCGACCTCGGCCAGGTCGCGCCAGACCACCTTCCTCTGCCCGTCCAGCACCGAGGGGTGACGGACCCGGCCCTTGTCGTCGTGCACGTACCAGGCCGGGTGCTGCGTGACCAGCGGGCTGTCCACCGCGGTGTGGTTCACCAGCAGGTCGAGCATCACTTTGAGGCCCAGGCTGTGGGCCTGGTCCAGCATCTCACGCACGATCGTGTCGGACGGACGGCGCTCGCCCGGGTCGAGCAACAGCGGGTTGAGGGCGAAATAGTCACGTACGGAATACAGGCTGCCCGAGGCCCCCGGCTGCTGGATCGGGTTGAGGAAGACCCAGTTGAACCCCATCGAGGCGGCCCGCTCCAGGTGGCCGCGCCAGCCCGAGAACGGCCCGGCGAGCAACGGGAACAGGTTGTAGATCAGGGCTGGCTGGAATTTGTGCATTTGAGTTCTCCCCGACGGTGACCACTCACCGTGTGACAACCGCCTGTTAAAGGCGCAACGTCAATCCAACGGCGGAAGGTCCACGCGGCCGTGGCGGATCAGCCAGGCCAGGGCTTCGCGCACGGCCTGAAGCGAGCTGTAGCGCGGGCTGTAGCCGAGCAGACGGCGGGCTTTCTCGATGCTCCCCACCGGGCAGTGACGGATATGCTCCCAGGTCTCCTCGGCCACGCTGTCGCTGACCGTGGCTTTCCACTCCGGCCAGCTCAGGCAGCGGATGTCGGCCTCACGGCCGAACCAGCCAGCCACGGCCCGGCAGTAGCCGCGCAAGGTGAGCGCCGCGGGCGAGACCACGTTGAAGCTCTGGCTGATCGAGGCGGCCGGGTTGGCCAGGGCCAGCTCGAACGCCTGGGCCACGTCATCCGCATGCACGTGGTGCAGCGTGGCCAGCCCGGTGTCGGGCAGGCAGACAGGCTCGCCGCGGCCCAGGCGCTCGAACACGCCCAGGTCGAGGTTGCCCGCCGGGTTGATCGGCGCCCAGCCCGGGCCCACGATATGCCCGGGGTGCAGGGCTGTGGCCGCCAGCCGCCCGCCGAGCGAGGCCTCGATCAGCATTTCCTCTATCCGGGCCTTATTCCGTCCGTACTCCTGGTCCGCCCGTCGCGGCTCGTTTTCAGTGGTCGGGGCCATCTCGGTGGGGCCGTAGACCCACATGGTCCCGCAGTACAGGTAGTGACGGGTCCGGCCCTCCAGGGCCTCAAGGAGCTGGGGCAGACTGTCCGGGTGGAACAGGATCAGGTCGATCACCGCATCCGCGTCCAGGGCGGCGATCTCGCGGCCGAAAGCGTGCTTGCCCTCGGCCTCATTCCGGTCGATCAGCACCCGTCGCACAGTCTCCCAGACCGGTGGTTTATGGTAAGGTTCGCGCCCGCCGCGGCTGACCGCGATCACCTCGTGGCCCGCCGCCGCCAGACGCGGCACGAGATATGTCCCGATATGCCCCATCGCCCCGATCACGACTACTCGCATGGATCTCTCCGGCTCGATTCAGGTTAATCAGTGCAAAAAACACGCAATTCAGCGCTCTTACCGTTTAGAATACGGATTTTCGGGCTTCCGGTCAACCGGGGAGCTCATTCCCAGCGGTAATCCGGGGTGAAACTGTGGTGTTTCTGGAACCAGCGGATAAGGAGCAGTCCGGTGACAAACCCGCCGATATGGGCGTGCCAGGCCACCCCGGCCTGGGCGGGCGCACCCAGGCCATTCAGTATCTGCAGCAGGAACCACACCCCCAGCACGAATATCGCGGGCAGAGGGACCACCCGGATGAAAATGATGATTATGATCAGGGTGTAGACCCGCGCGAACGGGTGCAGCACGATATAGGCCCCCAGCACTCCGGCCACCGCGCCGCTCGCCCCGATCATCGGCACGCTGGAGTGCGGGTCGGCGAGCACCTGGGTCGACGCCGCGATCAGCCCGCTCAGAAGGTAGAACAGCACGAAGCGGAAATGCCCCATGCTGTCCTCGACATTGTTGCCGAAGATCCAGAGGTAAAGCATGTTCCCGCCCAGGTGCATCCAGCCGCCGTGCATGAACATCGAGCTCAAAACCGTGCCCAGCGGATAGAAGCCCAGGTGGCCCGCCCCTCCGGTCAGGACAGCGCTCAGGCGGGAGGGCACCACGCCCCAGACATGCACGAACTGGTCGGCCGAGCCGGCGGGCAGGCTAAGCTGAAAGACAAACGCCAGCACGTTGAGCACGATCAGAAGCACCGTGACAATCGGCTTGGTCCGGGTCGGGACATCATCTTTGAACGGTATCATCCGGCGTTCCCCGCAGGTCAGTCCGGTTAACCCTCAGCAGCCGCGGCAGAGGGCAGGGTCAGGCGGAAAGTGCTGCCGCGTCCGGGTGCGCTTTCCACCTGGATCGAGCCGCCGTTCTCCTCCAGGGTCTTTTTCACGATCGCCAGCCCGAGGCCCAGGCCGGTGTCGCGCGTGGTGAAAAACGGCTGGAACACTTTCTCCACTGTGGCGCTGTCCATGCCGCTGCCGTTGTCGCTCACCTCGACCACGGTCTCGCCGGGAAGGCCGGGCCGCGAGGCCACCCGCACCCGGCCCACTCCGCCGGCCGGCAGGGCTTGCAGGGCGTTGGTCAGAAGGTTCAGCAGCACGCGGGCCAGCTGACCGCGGTCGGCGAACACCGTGCGCGCCTGCGGGTCCAGTTCCAGTTCCAGAGCCGCCCCGCGCTCGACGGCCAGGGGACGCACCAGGTCCAGCGCCCCGCCCGCCACGCTCTCCAGGTCGAGACTCTCTCGCTCGGGATGGGCCGGGCGGGCGTACTCCAGGAAATTGTTCAGGATCAGCTTGAGGCTCGCCACCTCGGACATCACGCGCTCGATGTAGCCGCGGGCCTCGCTGCCGGGCGCAGCCTCATCCCGGGCCAAGGCGGCGAACATCTCGATCCCGCTCATGGGGTTGCGTATCTCGTGCGCCACCGAGGCCACCATCAGGCGTTGGCTTTCCTCGCGCTCGTTGAGGCCCTGGCGCATCCGGTTGAACGCCGCGGCCAGGGCGCCGATCTCGCGCGGGGCCCGTCGCTGGACCTCCACCGCGCGGTCCAGACGGCCCTGGCCGATCCGCTCGGCCGCCTCCACCAGTCGCTGCACCGGGCGGCTCACGCTGCGCGCCAGAAAGAACCCGGCCGCGACTGTCAGGGCCGCGCCCAACAGCACGAACAGGATCACCCAACGCCCCAGCCCAGCCACCAGCTCCAGGTAGTCCGCCCCGGCATCCGCCGCCACCACCGCCACGGCCGCGCTGTCCCGCCCGGTCACCACGGCGAACCCGCTCTTGTACCACTGGCCGTCATCGCCCCGGAACAGCACGCTGGCGCTGGGATGGCCGGCCAGGGTGGCCTCCACCTCGGGCCGCTGGTACTGAAGGCGGGCCAGGGGCGTGCCGATGGGCAGGCCCGGCTCGGTGTCGAGCAGGCTGCGGAACTGGAGGTCGAACACCAGCAGACGCCTCAGGCCGGCCGCCTGGCGCATCCGCTCCAACTGCGCCCGGTAGCTCTGCCAGGAGCGGAACTCCTCATCCCCGGGACGGAAACTGGCTAACAGCTCCGGTTCGAACCGCGTGGCCACGGCCCCGGCCACCGCCACCAGGCCCTTGCCCAGCTCGCGGTCCAGGCTCCGGCGGGCTGTTTCGTAGTAAAAAAGTCCGCTCAGCGCCAGCACGGGCACCACAAAAGCCACGTACGCGACGATCAGCCGGGTGCGAAGACGGGGGCCGCGGGACAACGGATCCACCTCCCGGTTACGGGGACAGCCTTGCGTGAAGGGATACAGTCCGCTGCGGAATATTACACGCCCGGCCCCGCCGCGGCAAGGAATCAGCCGCGCCACGGCCGCGTCTCAGATCGGGCGGTCATCCGGCTCGTAGTCGGCGGGCTCGAGCTGGAGCGTGGTGTGAACGATCCCGAACCGCTGGCGCAGCATATCCTGGGCCTCGCGCAGGCAATGCTGCCAGTGGGTCGTGTCGCTGCAGCCGGGGGCCAGGCGGATGTGCACGCTCAGCACCGGCAGGCCGCTGGCGACGGTCCAGATGTGCAGGTCGTGGATGTCGCTGAAATGCTCGATCCCGCGCAGCGCGGCATCCACCTGGTGGTAGTCGATGTTCTCCGGGGTGGCGTTCAGGATGATGTCTATCGAGCGGCGCAGAAGGCCCAGGCTGCTCCAGAGGATGATGAGCCCGATCACCACGCTCACCAGGGGGTCGACCGGGGTCCAGCCCGTGGTGAGGATCACCGCTCCGGCCACAATCGCCCCCACCGAGCCCAGGGCATCCCCGGCCATGTGCAGGAACGCGCCCTCGAGGTTGAGGTTGCCGTGACGGCTGCCCATCAGGACCCAGGCGCTGGCCAGGTTGGCGGCCAGACCCGCCGCGGCCACCCAGAGCATCAGCGGGCCGTCCACCACTTGCGGCTCGGCCAGCCGCACCCATGCGCTCCAGAAAATCACGCCCACGATCACCACCAGCGTGGCCCCGTTCACGAACGCCCCGATCACCTCGGCGCGCAGCATCCCAAACGTGCGCTCGGGCGTGGGCGGCCGACGGGCCAGGTGCGCCGCCACAATCGCCAATCCCAGCGCGGCCACGTCGGTCAGCATGTGCCCGGCGTCGGCCAGAAGGGCCAGGCTGCCGGAGAGCAGCCCGCCCGCCACCTCCACCAGCAGGAACACAAAATTGATCCCCAACGCCCACCACAGACGGCGCAGCGAGGCGTCGTCCCTATCGGTCACGCCGTTCACCGACGGCGCGCACGGGCCGTGCCCGTCGCAGTGAGTATGACTGTGTGAACGTGACATCTTTCCCCTGACTGAATGACTTCCGGGTCGTGGTCGCCATCTCGATCGCTATCCCGGGTTCAACCCGGGCTGCGTCGACGCACGTATTCCAGCTTGACCAGACCGCTCTCCCAGGTGCGCTCGCAGACAAGCTCCAGCGTTCTGTCCGGTCCGCCGCGCGGAAACAGCTCGATACCCCCACCCAGCAGCAGCGGATGCACGTGGATCACAAAACGGTCAATAAGATCGCGTTCGAGGCAGGCGGCGACAATCTCCGCCCCGCCGACCAGCCAGATATCCGATCCCGGCCGGGCTTTGAGCGCCTCGACAAACCTGCCGGGCGGCTCGTTCACGATTGTGGCCTCACCGTCCGGACCCGCCGTCCGGCCGCGGGAAAAAACGAAAATCTCCTTACCGCCGAACGGCCGCTCCTCGAAACCCAGGGCCTGCTCCCAGGTGCGGCGGCCGACCACAACCG
Protein-coding regions in this window:
- a CDS encoding fatty acid desaturase, which codes for MTDTAKPGGDTAGQTDYGQLSRFRQPSLRKAMWQLSNTCIPYVALWLLMVLMLKRGYPYWITLALAVVAAAFLVRIFIFFHDCTHGSFFSSQRANRILGRILGLLTFTPFQEWRYLHLSHHATAGDLDRRGKGDVWTMTVSEYRAAPLYKRMGYRIFRNPLVIFGLGPALIFIFSMRFSHRGARRKERLDVLLTNLILAAVIALASLLIGLRPYLMIQLPVIFVAGVIGIWLFYVQHQFEGVYWASHETWDPKRAALEGSSYYKLPRILQWFTGNIGLHHIHHDQPRIPNYNLQRCYDEIPALQEVKPLTILRSLESPKLKLWDEKLNKMVGFRALKALPR
- a CDS encoding alpha-amylase; the protein is MHKFQPALIYNLFPLLAGPFSGWRGHLERAASMGFNWVFLNPIQQPGASGSLYSVRDYFALNPLLLDPGERRPSDTIVREMLDQAHSLGLKVMLDLLVNHTAVDSPLVTQHPAWYVHDDKGRVRHPSVLDGQRKVVWRDLAEVDNAASSERKALWLWWCKLTRHYLELGFDGFRCDAAYKVTVELWQELIAESRARFPDAVFFAESLGCREAQIVELAGAGFDYIFNSSKWWDWRADWALEQYQATRELAPSISFPETHDTQRLYQELKGDLALIRQRTAFEAFFSTGFMIPVGFEYGFRKRLHVVRTRPEDWENTGVDLRLFIKELLGFKLGHDVLRFEHLTYRFDLNPDSGDVAALIKLVDQNGPSAILLVNRDQSAPQRVVANVLDFALPGRGDITLVDVTGGVKRERLEKPSLDRMLPPAGLWVLLRER
- a CDS encoding NAD-dependent epimerase/dehydratase family protein codes for the protein MRVVVIGAMGHIGTYLVPRLAAAGHEVIAVSRGGREPYHKPPVWETVRRVLIDRNEAEGKHAFGREIAALDADAVIDLILFHPDSLPQLLEALEGRTRHYLYCGTMWVYGPTEMAPTTENEPRRADQEYGRNKARIEEMLIEASLGGRLAATALHPGHIVGPGWAPINPAGNLDLGVFERLGRGEPVCLPDTGLATLHHVHADDVAQAFELALANPAASISQSFNVVSPAALTLRGYCRAVAGWFGREADIRCLSWPEWKATVSDSVAEETWEHIRHCPVGSIEKARRLLGYSPRYSSLQAVREALAWLIRHGRVDLPPLD
- a CDS encoding rhomboid family intramembrane serine protease — translated: MIPFKDDVPTRTKPIVTVLLIVLNVLAFVFQLSLPAGSADQFVHVWGVVPSRLSAVLTGGAGHLGFYPLGTVLSSMFMHGGWMHLGGNMLYLWIFGNNVEDSMGHFRFVLFYLLSGLIAASTQVLADPHSSVPMIGASGAVAGVLGAYIVLHPFARVYTLIIIIIFIRVVPLPAIFVLGVWFLLQILNGLGAPAQAGVAWHAHIGGFVTGLLLIRWFQKHHSFTPDYRWE
- a CDS encoding HAMP domain-containing histidine kinase, whose translation is MSRGPRLRTRLIVAYVAFVVPVLALSGLFYYETARRSLDRELGKGLVAVAGAVATRFEPELLASFRPGDEEFRSWQSYRAQLERMRQAAGLRRLLVFDLQFRSLLDTEPGLPIGTPLARLQYQRPEVEATLAGHPSASVLFRGDDGQWYKSGFAVVTGRDSAAVAVVAADAGADYLELVAGLGRWVILFVLLGAALTVAAGFFLARSVSRPVQRLVEAAERIGQGRLDRAVEVQRRAPREIGALAAAFNRMRQGLNEREESQRLMVASVAHEIRNPMSGIEMFAALARDEAAPGSEARGYIERVMSEVASLKLILNNFLEYARPAHPERESLDLESVAGGALDLVRPLAVERGAALELELDPQARTVFADRGQLARVLLNLLTNALQALPAGGVGRVRVASRPGLPGETVVEVSDNGSGMDSATVEKVFQPFFTTRDTGLGLGLAIVKKTLEENGGSIQVESAPGRGSTFRLTLPSAAAAEG
- a CDS encoding cation diffusion facilitator family transporter, whose product is MTDRDDASLRRLWWALGINFVFLLVEVAGGLLSGSLALLADAGHMLTDVAALGLAIVAAHLARRPPTPERTFGMLRAEVIGAFVNGATLVVIVGVIFWSAWVRLAEPQVVDGPLMLWVAAAGLAANLASAWVLMGSRHGNLNLEGAFLHMAGDALGSVGAIVAGAVILTTGWTPVDPLVSVVIGLIILWSSLGLLRRSIDIILNATPENIDYHQVDAALRGIEHFSDIHDLHIWTVASGLPVLSVHIRLAPGCSDTTHWQHCLREAQDMLRQRFGIVHTTLQLEPADYEPDDRPI
- a CDS encoding dihydrofolate reductase family protein, which translates into the protein MRELILYIATSLDGFIARSSGAVDWCFIDQDYGYREFLDRVGTVVVGRRTWEQALGFEERPFGGKEIFVFSRGRTAGPDGEATIVNEPPGRFVEALKARPGSDIWLVGGAEIVAACLERDLIDRFVIHVHPLLLGGGIELFPRGGPDRTLELVCERTWESGLVKLEYVRRRSPG